A genomic segment from Klebsiella africana encodes:
- the rffG gene encoding dTDP-glucose 4,6-dehydratase, with amino-acid sequence MRTILVTGGAGFIGSAVVREIIQHTANRVVVVDKLTYAGNLMSLAPVAQDARFAFEQVDICDRRELDRIFRQHQPDTVMHLAAESHVDRSIDGPAAFIETNIVGTYTLLEAARSWWNTLATAQKSAFRFHHISTDEVYGDLHGSDDFFTETTPYAPSSPYSASKASSDHLVRAWLRTYGLPTLITNCSNNYGPYHFPEKLIPLTILNALAGKPLPVYGNGQQIRDWLYVEDHARALYLVATRGEPGETYNIGGHNERKNIEVVETICQLLEELAPHKPQGVAHYRDLITFVADRPGHDLRYAIDASKIARELGWTPAETFTSGMRKTVAWYLANETWWRQVQDGSYQGERLGLQG; translated from the coding sequence GTGAGAACCATTCTGGTCACCGGCGGCGCGGGCTTCATTGGTTCGGCGGTGGTGCGGGAGATTATCCAGCACACCGCCAATCGCGTGGTGGTGGTGGATAAACTGACCTATGCCGGCAATTTAATGTCGCTGGCGCCAGTGGCGCAGGATGCGCGTTTCGCCTTTGAACAGGTAGATATCTGCGACCGCCGCGAGCTGGACCGTATTTTCCGTCAGCATCAACCGGATACGGTGATGCACCTGGCGGCGGAAAGCCATGTCGATCGTTCGATTGACGGCCCGGCGGCGTTTATCGAGACCAATATCGTAGGCACCTATACGCTGCTGGAGGCGGCCCGCAGCTGGTGGAATACCCTGGCTACGGCGCAAAAATCGGCGTTTCGTTTTCATCATATCTCGACCGACGAAGTGTATGGCGATCTGCACGGCAGCGATGATTTCTTTACCGAGACCACGCCCTATGCGCCAAGCAGCCCCTATTCAGCCTCGAAAGCCAGCAGCGACCACCTGGTGCGCGCCTGGCTGCGGACCTATGGCCTGCCGACGCTTATCACCAACTGCTCCAATAACTACGGCCCGTATCACTTCCCCGAGAAGCTGATCCCGCTGACGATCCTCAACGCGCTGGCGGGCAAGCCGCTGCCGGTGTATGGCAATGGGCAGCAGATCCGCGACTGGCTATATGTGGAAGATCATGCCAGGGCGCTGTATCTGGTGGCCACCCGCGGCGAACCGGGCGAAACTTATAATATCGGCGGTCATAACGAACGTAAAAACATCGAGGTGGTGGAAACCATTTGTCAGCTGCTGGAAGAGCTGGCGCCGCATAAACCGCAGGGCGTGGCGCACTATCGCGATCTGATCACCTTCGTTGCCGACCGTCCGGGCCACGATCTGCGCTATGCCATTGATGCCTCTAAGATTGCCCGCGAGCTGGGCTGGACGCCGGCAGAGACCTTTACCTCCGGTATGCGTAAGACCGTGGCGTGGTATCTGGCGAATGAGACATGGTGGCGTCAGGTTCAGGACGGAAGCTATCAGGGCGAGCGTCTTGGGCTGCAAGGCTAA
- the wecC gene encoding UDP-N-acetyl-D-mannosamine dehydrogenase, protein MSFSTISVIGLGYIGLPTAAAFASRQKRVVGVDVNQHAVETINRGEIHIVEPDLASVVKTAVEQGYLSATTTPVAADAYLIAVPTPFKDRHEPDMVFVESAAKSIAPTLKKGSLVILESTSPVGSTEQMAEWLAEMRPDLSFPQQVGDAADVNIAYCPERVLPGQVMVELIKNDRVIGGMSPVCSARASELYKIFLEGECVVTNSRTAEMCKLTENSFRDVNIAFANELSLICADQGINVWELIRLANRHPRVNILQPGPGVGGHCIAVDPWFIVAQNPQQARLIRTAREVNDHKPEWVIEQVKAQVADCLNATNKRASELTIACFGLAFKPNIDDLRESPAMEIAAQIARWHSGTTQVVEPNIHVLPKKLDGLCTLATLEAALASADVLVMLVDHNQFKAVSGDSVTQAFIVDTKGVWR, encoded by the coding sequence ATGAGTTTTTCTACCATTTCAGTGATTGGCCTTGGCTATATCGGGCTGCCAACCGCTGCCGCGTTCGCCTCCCGGCAAAAGCGGGTGGTCGGCGTTGATGTTAATCAACATGCCGTGGAGACCATTAACCGTGGAGAGATTCATATCGTGGAGCCGGATCTGGCGAGCGTGGTGAAAACCGCGGTCGAGCAGGGGTATTTAAGCGCCACCACCACCCCGGTGGCGGCGGATGCTTACCTGATTGCCGTGCCGACGCCGTTTAAAGATCGCCACGAGCCGGATATGGTGTTTGTCGAGTCGGCCGCCAAATCCATTGCGCCGACGTTAAAGAAAGGCTCGCTGGTGATCCTCGAGTCCACCTCGCCGGTCGGTTCCACCGAACAGATGGCCGAGTGGCTGGCGGAGATGCGCCCGGATCTTAGCTTCCCTCAGCAGGTGGGCGACGCCGCGGACGTGAATATCGCCTACTGCCCGGAGCGGGTATTGCCCGGTCAGGTGATGGTCGAGCTGATTAAAAACGACCGCGTTATCGGCGGCATGTCGCCGGTCTGCTCCGCTCGCGCCAGCGAGCTGTATAAAATTTTCCTCGAAGGTGAATGCGTGGTGACCAACTCGCGCACCGCCGAGATGTGCAAGCTGACGGAAAACAGCTTCCGCGACGTCAACATCGCCTTCGCTAACGAACTGTCGCTGATTTGCGCCGACCAGGGGATTAACGTCTGGGAACTGATCCGCCTGGCAAACCGCCATCCACGGGTCAATATCCTGCAGCCGGGCCCGGGTGTCGGCGGCCACTGCATTGCTGTCGATCCGTGGTTTATCGTGGCGCAAAACCCGCAGCAGGCGCGTCTGATCCGCACCGCTCGCGAGGTCAACGACCACAAGCCGGAATGGGTTATCGAACAGGTGAAAGCCCAGGTCGCGGACTGCCTGAATGCCACCAACAAACGGGCCAGCGAACTGACGATCGCCTGTTTTGGCCTCGCCTTTAAGCCGAATATTGACGACCTGCGCGAAAGCCCGGCGATGGAAATTGCCGCGCAGATTGCCCGCTGGCACAGCGGCACGACCCAGGTGGTTGAGCCCAACATTCACGTGCTGCCGAAGAAACTCGACGGTCTGTGTACGCTGGCGACCCTTGAGGCGGCGCTGGCTAGCGCCGATGTGCTGGTGATGTTGGTCGATCATAACCAATTTAAAGCCGTTAGCGGCGATAGCGTTACCCAGGCGTTTATCGTCGACACTAAAGGAGTGTGGCGGTGA